Proteins from one Hydrogenivirga caldilitoris genomic window:
- a CDS encoding roadblock/LC7 domain-containing protein — MELDIVQYEIDEEVERKLINALKNFVARTEADLVLLSDDAGRIISFYGKNLDETQAEFLASIISGIFGAAFEMAKMVSKEDLLDAIQYESKKQNVVVKAVGERFLVGVLCPKSVALGTVRLFLKELADELNRIFSSVKPKPSKLLKLSPEAIEDKLNKILGAK, encoded by the coding sequence ATGGAACTTGACATAGTCCAGTACGAGATAGACGAGGAGGTTGAGAGGAAGCTTATCAATGCCCTAAAAAACTTTGTGGCAAGGACAGAAGCTGACCTCGTACTCCTCTCGGACGACGCTGGACGTATCATCTCCTTTTACGGAAAGAACCTTGATGAAACCCAGGCTGAATTTCTCGCAAGCATAATAAGCGGTATATTCGGCGCCGCCTTTGAAATGGCAAAGATGGTATCCAAGGAAGACCTCCTTGACGCCATTCAGTACGAGAGCAAGAAACAGAATGTTGTGGTTAAAGCTGTAGGTGAAAGGTTTCTTGTAGGTGTACTTTGCCCAAAGAGCGTTGCCTTGGGAACCGTCAGGCTCTTCTTAAAAGAGCTTGCAGACGAGCTAAATAGGATATTCTCTTCGGTAAAACCGAAGCCTTCAAAGCTGCTGAAGCTCTCCCCTGAAGCAATTGAAGACAAACTCAACAAGATACTGGGGGCGAAATGA
- a CDS encoding DsbC family protein produces MKKAILATMIGSVMLYSCKAPQAKVCPDEKAVKENLGKLVNREFSVVSLKPAEGFSGLCEVVLKVGLKPIVIYTNSEGKNYIVGNVFNVDTKENLTQKTASQYMTVSKEVLEKLEKSVNMTYGKGDKFVYYITDPDCPFCKRFSPILKDWAKKNNVEVKVILYPLPIHPDAKPKAVAMVCDKKGYDDIHRNVSTKNQCKEGEKAIEENMNLMQELGISGTPTVIGMNGKYIVGLPRSAEELDDLVK; encoded by the coding sequence ATGAAAAAGGCAATCCTTGCAACTATGATAGGTTCCGTCATGCTTTACTCCTGCAAAGCACCCCAGGCGAAGGTCTGTCCCGATGAAAAGGCTGTAAAGGAAAACCTGGGCAAGCTTGTAAACAGAGAATTCAGCGTGGTCAGTCTTAAGCCGGCGGAAGGTTTCAGCGGTCTTTGTGAAGTTGTCCTTAAGGTTGGCCTTAAACCTATAGTCATATACACTAACTCCGAGGGCAAGAACTACATAGTTGGGAATGTGTTCAACGTTGATACCAAGGAGAACTTAACCCAGAAAACGGCCAGCCAGTACATGACGGTATCTAAGGAAGTACTTGAAAAGCTGGAAAAAAGTGTAAATATGACTTACGGTAAGGGAGATAAGTTCGTTTACTATATAACAGACCCTGATTGTCCCTTCTGTAAGAGGTTCTCCCCTATATTAAAAGACTGGGCTAAAAAGAATAACGTAGAGGTTAAGGTCATACTTTATCCACTGCCGATACACCCGGACGCAAAGCCAAAGGCTGTAGCTATGGTTTGTGACAAGAAGGGCTATGACGATATTCACAGGAATGTAAGCACTAAGAATCAATGCAAGGAAGGTGAAAAAGCCATTGAAGAGAACATGAACCTTATGCAGGAGCTCGGTATATCTGGAACACCAACCGTTATAGGTATGAACGGCAAGTATATCGTTGGACTCCCCAGGTCGGCTGAGGAGCTTGATGACCTCGTAAAGTGA
- the der gene encoding ribosome biogenesis GTPase Der, giving the protein MSNRVVIIGRPNVGKSSLFNRIIGRRKAIVENIPGVTRDTIEAKAEWSGKEFILVDTGGLVPDSHDDILLKVRETIEREVSRADVILFVVSVKDGVTPLDTEIAKLLYPYKDKVILVVNKVDTNKDEKASVEFYQLGYELLFPVSSVHGRGVGELLDEAVKRLKEEKVELVYEGIRLTFAGKPNVGKSSLLNALLKEERVIVSPVAGTTRDTVEVPFEWNGMKFVLIDTAGIRRPSKVDYGVEFFSVGRSLKAIEHSDIVCLIIDASEGVTRQEKRLGGLIERKYKGCVIVANKMDLCPLSEGELQDLVRKELFFLDYAPVVFTVATEGKGVEDILEKASLVYRDYTKQHRTSFVNRVVQGTLKEKPLHHRGKSVKVYYAFQEGVKPPTVVIITNYPEAWKESYRKFFVKRLREKLGIEFSPVKLVIKGRD; this is encoded by the coding sequence ATGAGCAATCGGGTTGTAATTATAGGAAGACCTAACGTCGGGAAATCCTCTCTGTTCAACAGAATAATAGGACGTAGAAAGGCGATAGTTGAGAACATACCAGGTGTTACCAGGGACACGATAGAGGCGAAAGCTGAATGGTCAGGTAAGGAGTTTATTCTTGTTGATACAGGCGGACTTGTGCCCGACTCCCATGACGATATACTCCTCAAGGTAAGGGAAACAATAGAGAGGGAGGTAAGCAGGGCTGATGTGATACTCTTTGTTGTCAGCGTTAAAGATGGTGTAACACCTTTAGATACGGAGATAGCGAAGTTACTGTATCCATACAAGGATAAGGTTATCCTGGTTGTTAACAAGGTTGATACCAATAAAGATGAAAAGGCGAGTGTAGAGTTTTACCAGCTCGGTTACGAGCTTCTGTTTCCCGTATCGTCAGTTCATGGTAGGGGCGTCGGTGAGCTTCTTGATGAGGCGGTTAAAAGGCTTAAAGAGGAAAAAGTTGAGCTCGTGTATGAAGGTATAAGATTGACCTTTGCGGGCAAACCGAACGTTGGTAAATCCTCCCTTCTGAACGCACTCCTCAAGGAAGAAAGGGTCATAGTTTCCCCTGTGGCGGGAACCACACGTGACACGGTAGAGGTACCCTTTGAGTGGAATGGGATGAAGTTTGTCCTCATTGATACTGCAGGTATAAGAAGACCCTCTAAGGTTGATTACGGTGTTGAGTTTTTCTCTGTCGGGCGTTCTTTGAAAGCTATTGAACACTCGGATATTGTCTGTCTGATAATAGATGCAAGTGAAGGTGTTACACGACAGGAGAAGAGACTGGGTGGGCTTATAGAGAGAAAGTACAAGGGATGCGTGATAGTGGCGAATAAGATGGATCTGTGTCCTTTATCCGAAGGGGAACTCCAGGACCTCGTGAGGAAGGAACTCTTCTTTTTGGACTATGCACCCGTGGTTTTTACCGTCGCCACGGAGGGAAAGGGAGTAGAGGACATACTTGAAAAGGCTTCGCTCGTGTATAGGGACTACACCAAGCAGCACAGAACCTCATTCGTAAACAGGGTGGTTCAAGGTACACTCAAAGAGAAACCGCTTCACCATAGAGGCAAAAGCGTCAAAGTTTACTATGCCTTTCAGGAGGGGGTAAAGCCTCCCACCGTAGTGATAATCACAAACTATCCCGAAGCTTGGAAGGAGAGCTACCGGAAATTCTTTGTTAAAAGACTCAGAGAAAAGCTCGGTATAGAGTTTTCCCCTGTAAAACTGGTAATTAAGGGTAGGGACTAA
- a CDS encoding ArsR/SmtB family transcription factor, protein MNTTLTNEEKLEELAEFFKALSHPVRLKIISILMEGKQCVKNLGEVLNMSQPSVSQHLSILRSRGIVGWKREGSIICYYIKDDRILKLYDILIKEEL, encoded by the coding sequence ATGAATACAACTCTGACCAATGAGGAAAAGTTGGAAGAGCTGGCAGAATTTTTTAAAGCTCTTTCCCACCCCGTGAGGTTGAAGATCATATCCATTCTGATGGAAGGTAAGCAGTGTGTTAAGAACCTGGGAGAAGTACTCAACATGTCTCAACCCAGTGTTTCTCAGCACCTATCCATACTTAGAAGCAGGGGAATAGTGGGGTGGAAAAGAGAAGGGTCAATAATCTGCTATTACATCAAAGATGACAGAATTCTTAAACTCTATGACATATTGATAAAGGAGGAGCTGTAA
- the trxA gene encoding thioredoxin has translation MAGSVLTLSESNWNQEVVNSDKPVLVDFWAPWCGPCRIIAPIIEELAEEFEGKLKVGKLNTDENPNIAMQYGIRAIPTVILFKGGEVVDTRIGVQPKEALKQMVMAHI, from the coding sequence ATGGCGGGAAGCGTACTCACTCTGAGCGAAAGCAACTGGAATCAGGAAGTCGTTAACTCGGATAAACCTGTGCTTGTTGACTTCTGGGCGCCCTGGTGTGGACCATGTAGGATAATAGCTCCGATAATTGAAGAGCTTGCTGAGGAGTTTGAGGGTAAGCTTAAGGTTGGCAAACTCAATACCGATGAAAACCCGAACATAGCTATGCAATACGGTATAAGGGCTATACCTACGGTGATCCTTTTCAAAGGTGGGGAAGTTGTTGATACAAGGATAGGAGTCCAGCCCAAAGAGGCACTGAAGCAGATGGTAATGGCACATATATGA
- a CDS encoding DUF3488 and transglutaminase-like domain-containing protein has protein sequence MLSAKKVSLGLTYLVAIGCFLGLYGIANQIYFFLLLFFFLLGLFNEWKFNVYMPRWMLNTGGILVSLLFLSELSLENVVNPFANMILLLLAIKSLEDKKPRDIYQMLLLSLFGVALSTTFRLDLSFLFFFLYELFIGSVAFMLTNVYANVGDKPLQREFLFRYLKFSIAFPIVVAFATVPFFLILPRAQTPLFDLFAKQEKGLVSGISNEVELGKVGEIQQDNTVVFRVYGEVPEDAYWRVSVFDTLMNTKWVNTLSEKERVANLPASGKIYRYTVILEPTYDTFLPLLDYPLKILRLEGMKADYTRNKGGYYESTKPINRPVRYRAVSTEDYPRDPVSQVYLDVPPDVPESVRKLAKELSKGKSKPKEKVESVRSFFRKGFSYSLKLDKPEGDPVEYFLFKAKRGNCEYFASSTALLLRLMGMPARVVGGFKGFIKNEYGDYYIVTNSMAHVWVEANFDGRWTRVDTTPSYLSPAVRNISKLHLLRDAIISFWYENVVDFSAQKQVSLLRNLLREAKTLSLSKVKSALLPVLYLITALLLSYVLFMFYVNRVRKTPENLYRLLVARLSRLEGENLKGLLPEELLKRVEGKMYGKEASFIVHLYQRHRFSPYRVTKRELEHAYRVLRKI, from the coding sequence ATGCTCTCTGCTAAAAAGGTAAGTCTGGGACTAACATACCTGGTTGCGATAGGATGCTTTTTGGGACTCTATGGAATAGCCAATCAAATTTACTTCTTTTTATTGCTGTTCTTCTTTCTGTTAGGTTTGTTTAACGAGTGGAAGTTCAACGTCTATATGCCCCGTTGGATGCTTAACACCGGTGGGATTCTCGTTTCGCTCCTTTTCCTTTCAGAGCTCAGTCTTGAAAATGTTGTGAATCCCTTTGCCAACATGATCCTGCTTCTCTTAGCGATAAAGTCTCTTGAAGACAAAAAACCCAGAGATATATATCAGATGCTCTTGCTCAGTCTGTTTGGTGTTGCACTCTCTACCACTTTCCGCCTGGACTTGAGCTTCCTCTTCTTCTTCCTTTATGAGCTCTTTATAGGAAGTGTGGCTTTTATGCTCACTAACGTTTATGCCAACGTGGGGGACAAACCCTTGCAGAGGGAATTTCTATTCCGATATCTGAAGTTTTCCATAGCTTTCCCTATTGTTGTTGCCTTTGCCACAGTTCCTTTTTTCCTCATACTTCCAAGAGCCCAAACACCGCTCTTTGACCTCTTCGCTAAACAGGAGAAAGGGCTCGTCAGTGGTATATCCAACGAAGTGGAGCTTGGGAAAGTAGGCGAAATTCAGCAGGACAATACGGTCGTCTTCAGGGTTTATGGTGAAGTTCCAGAGGATGCCTACTGGAGAGTCTCCGTCTTTGATACCCTTATGAATACTAAGTGGGTTAACACCCTGTCGGAGAAGGAGAGGGTTGCAAACTTACCCGCCTCAGGAAAAATATACAGATACACAGTAATACTTGAGCCCACCTACGATACCTTCTTACCTCTCCTGGATTACCCCTTAAAGATTCTGAGACTTGAGGGGATGAAGGCAGATTACACGCGCAACAAAGGAGGATACTATGAAAGCACCAAACCTATAAACAGACCTGTAAGGTACAGAGCTGTATCTACAGAGGACTACCCAAGAGACCCTGTAAGCCAAGTCTACCTGGATGTCCCTCCCGACGTGCCTGAATCTGTGAGAAAGCTGGCAAAGGAGCTCTCTAAAGGAAAAAGCAAACCAAAAGAAAAAGTTGAGTCTGTTAGAAGTTTTTTTCGGAAGGGTTTCTCCTACTCCTTAAAACTTGACAAGCCTGAAGGAGACCCTGTTGAATATTTCCTGTTTAAGGCTAAAAGGGGAAACTGTGAATATTTTGCCTCCTCAACAGCTTTACTTTTGAGACTCATGGGTATGCCTGCAAGGGTGGTTGGTGGTTTTAAAGGTTTTATAAAGAACGAGTATGGCGATTACTATATAGTTACGAACTCTATGGCTCATGTTTGGGTAGAAGCTAACTTTGATGGAAGATGGACAAGGGTAGATACAACCCCATCTTATCTATCGCCGGCTGTCAGAAACATATCAAAGCTTCACCTTTTGCGGGATGCGATAATCTCTTTTTGGTATGAGAACGTGGTTGATTTTTCGGCTCAGAAGCAGGTATCCCTGCTCAGGAACCTTTTGAGGGAGGCAAAGACTCTATCCCTATCAAAGGTAAAGAGCGCCCTCTTGCCGGTACTTTACCTGATTACGGCTCTGTTATTGTCCTACGTACTGTTTATGTTCTATGTCAATAGAGTAAGGAAAACACCGGAGAATCTTTACAGGTTACTGGTGGCGAGACTCAGCAGGCTGGAGGGTGAAAACCTGAAAGGACTTCTTCCGGAGGAGTTACTGAAGAGGGTAGAAGGAAAAATGTACGGCAAAGAGGCTTCTTTCATAGTACACCTTTACCAGAGACACAGATTCTCACCTTACAGGGTAACCAAGAGAGAGCTTGAACATGCGTACAGGGTATTGAGAAAGATTTAA
- a CDS encoding flagellar brake protein yields the protein MEAQSAWDTLIEASRYMFQGPSIKEIILFFIVLGITLTVIAIPYIWGKISHAREVENAFFLRGRSLGLTEEEIKLLWSYARRFPYDPQMLYENKPLFERVVSRIIREDIAGVRLIPSIRAKLRFDTIPWFIPLTSTRDIDLYQTGKLIVDGVYIDAAVWDKTETELHVVILEALPRPIRIGESVKFHFIRENEGRYSFDTVVKDKYTEGDRLVLVLEHTDNIHRVQLRESLRWKVTIPVEFAIVDDITEEAMKEASFISGRIEDISTKGVRICTDALIRTSEGKYMIMNFSIAEHYFENMLGQIVNVRITQTQVCMGVKFLKVSRQEEKVIDKFILEEQRKLIKTFKIGESE from the coding sequence ATGGAGGCTCAGTCTGCGTGGGATACCCTAATTGAGGCTTCCCGCTATATGTTTCAAGGACCTTCTATCAAAGAGATAATTCTATTCTTTATAGTGCTTGGCATCACTCTTACGGTTATAGCTATACCCTATATATGGGGTAAGATATCCCATGCGAGGGAAGTTGAGAACGCTTTCTTTCTAAGGGGAAGGTCTCTGGGCTTAACCGAGGAGGAGATAAAGCTTCTGTGGAGCTACGCCAGGAGGTTTCCTTACGACCCCCAGATGCTCTATGAGAACAAACCACTCTTTGAGCGGGTTGTATCCCGTATAATCCGTGAAGACATAGCAGGTGTAAGACTGATACCTTCAATTAGGGCAAAACTGAGGTTTGATACGATACCCTGGTTCATACCTTTGACAAGTACAAGGGACATAGACCTGTATCAAACCGGTAAACTCATCGTGGACGGGGTTTACATTGATGCCGCCGTGTGGGATAAAACCGAGACAGAGCTTCACGTTGTTATCCTTGAGGCACTCCCAAGACCTATAAGGATAGGGGAGAGCGTGAAGTTTCACTTTATAAGGGAGAATGAGGGAAGGTACAGCTTTGACACCGTTGTAAAGGACAAGTATACTGAGGGAGACAGGCTTGTCCTCGTGCTTGAACATACCGATAACATCCACAGGGTTCAGCTGAGGGAAAGTCTCAGGTGGAAGGTAACTATCCCTGTGGAGTTTGCCATCGTAGACGATATAACCGAGGAAGCCATGAAGGAAGCTTCCTTCATATCTGGGAGGATAGAGGATATAAGCACGAAGGGAGTAAGAATATGCACTGACGCTCTCATAAGAACCTCGGAAGGGAAGTACATGATTATGAACTTCTCCATAGCAGAACATTACTTTGAAAATATGCTGGGACAGATAGTGAACGTGAGGATTACCCAAACACAGGTATGTATGGGGGTGAAGTTTCTCAAAGTGTCCCGCCAGGAGGAAAAGGTGATTGACAAGTTTATCCTTGAAGAGCAGAGGAAACTTATCAAGACCTTTAAAATTGGGGAGAGTGAGTAA
- a CDS encoding cache domain-containing protein: MVGRYFKNASLIEKFVVPNVIILVVLIASVAAVSYYLLQEQLRKQAEETLNNGYKLFLEQIKTRENAGLSVAYLVSQDPDVKKAFKSKNRDLLYKYVKVRTDLETLTGIYDLRLHFLAPVAISFFRSWNPERFGIDVSKFRRIIVTVAERRAPQKGIEIGLRRAIVTGAYPVMEGNEYLGAVELITPFNPILDDLKGLVGMDTVVLIDKKAAAHAEWAVKAEKIGSYLLYYETNPILRELMLKAKDKPETVIVVQNYAVMAKPIFDFSRRNVGLLLMGYDLTPVIDSYKQIGVYILMFVFVGLIFSFFISYMIFKKYVEDPINTLIEHTERISMGDVDQKIPIESRDEIGRLAEAFDRMRLSIKKVMDLLK, encoded by the coding sequence ATGGTAGGCAGATACTTTAAGAACGCTTCGCTTATAGAGAAGTTCGTTGTCCCGAACGTAATAATACTGGTTGTCCTCATAGCATCTGTTGCTGCTGTTAGTTACTATCTCCTGCAAGAGCAGTTAAGGAAGCAGGCTGAGGAGACCTTAAACAACGGATACAAACTGTTCCTTGAACAAATTAAAACGAGGGAGAACGCAGGTCTTTCGGTTGCCTACCTTGTGAGCCAAGACCCGGACGTGAAGAAAGCCTTTAAAAGCAAAAACAGGGACCTCCTTTACAAGTATGTAAAGGTGAGAACAGACCTTGAAACCTTAACGGGCATATACGACCTTAGACTTCACTTCCTGGCTCCTGTCGCCATCTCCTTCTTCAGAAGCTGGAATCCGGAGAGATTTGGAATAGACGTTTCCAAGTTCAGGAGGATAATAGTCACTGTCGCCGAAAGGAGGGCTCCTCAGAAGGGGATAGAGATAGGATTGAGAAGGGCGATAGTTACAGGTGCATACCCTGTAATGGAAGGGAACGAGTATCTGGGAGCTGTGGAACTCATAACACCCTTCAACCCTATACTTGATGACCTCAAGGGACTCGTAGGTATGGATACTGTAGTCCTAATAGACAAAAAGGCAGCAGCTCATGCCGAGTGGGCTGTAAAGGCAGAAAAGATCGGTTCCTACCTCCTTTATTACGAGACAAACCCTATACTTAGGGAGCTTATGCTCAAGGCAAAGGACAAACCGGAGACGGTTATTGTGGTTCAGAACTACGCGGTTATGGCAAAGCCTATATTTGACTTTTCAAGAAGAAACGTAGGACTCCTGCTTATGGGCTACGACCTGACACCAGTGATAGACTCCTACAAACAGATAGGTGTTTACATACTTATGTTCGTCTTCGTCGGACTCATATTCAGTTTCTTTATAAGCTACATGATATTCAAGAAATACGTTGAAGACCCGATAAATACTCTCATAGAGCATACCGAGAGGATAAGTATGGGAGACGTTGACCAGAAGATACCAATAGAGTCAAGGGACGAAATCGGAAGACTTGCCGAAGCCTTTGATAGAATGAGGCTCAGTATAAAGAAGGTTATGGACCTTCTTAAGTGA
- the leuA gene encoding 2-isopropylmalate synthase — MDDRVYIFDTTLRDGEQAPGFSMTTEEKLQMAMQLARLGVDIIEAGFAIASQGDFEAINRIAKEVKGPVICSLARAREEDIEVAAKAIEPAERKRIHTFIATSEIHMKYKLRMEPYEVLERIRRAVSYARNFTDDVEFSCEDATRSQRDFLYKAIEEAIKAGATVINIPDTVGYAVPEEFGKLIEDIINNVPNIDKVIISVHCHDDLGLAVANSLTAVKHGARQVECTINGIGERAGNAALEEIVMALRVRRDYFGELFTGVDTKELYKTSRLLCRITGSFVPPNKAIVGDNAFAHESGIHQHGVLSHRLTYEIMNPEDVGFPVSRRIVLGKHSGRHALKQKLEEYGIQYSEDDLNRIYERLKALADKKKEVYDEDIEALIYQEFMKLSEEEPIKVQHFQVQSGDNIMPTATVKLYFKGEEKTGTSTGNGPVDATIKAIQKALGIDANLLDYSIKALTPNTDAQAEARVVLELDGVRASGRGVDTDIIKASVNAFVDALNRAIMRKEYILQKSQIREEGTI, encoded by the coding sequence ATGGACGATAGAGTTTACATATTTGACACCACTTTGAGAGACGGAGAACAGGCACCCGGATTTTCCATGACGACGGAAGAGAAACTCCAGATGGCTATGCAGCTTGCCCGTCTGGGGGTTGATATAATAGAGGCCGGTTTTGCCATAGCTTCCCAGGGGGACTTTGAAGCTATAAACAGGATAGCTAAAGAGGTAAAGGGTCCGGTAATATGCTCACTCGCTAGGGCACGTGAGGAGGATATAGAGGTTGCTGCCAAGGCTATAGAGCCTGCAGAGAGAAAGAGGATACACACCTTCATAGCTACATCAGAGATACATATGAAGTACAAACTCAGGATGGAACCTTACGAAGTACTTGAAAGGATAAGGCGTGCGGTTTCCTACGCGAGGAACTTTACCGACGACGTGGAGTTTTCCTGCGAGGATGCAACCAGGAGTCAGAGAGATTTTCTGTACAAGGCTATAGAGGAAGCGATAAAGGCGGGAGCCACCGTTATAAACATACCTGATACCGTGGGTTACGCTGTCCCAGAGGAATTCGGGAAACTTATTGAGGATATAATCAATAACGTTCCAAACATAGATAAGGTTATAATCAGTGTCCACTGTCACGATGACCTTGGACTTGCTGTCGCCAACTCCCTGACGGCTGTGAAACATGGGGCGAGGCAGGTTGAATGCACCATCAACGGTATAGGGGAAAGAGCTGGAAACGCAGCCCTTGAAGAAATAGTTATGGCTCTCAGAGTGAGGAGGGACTATTTCGGTGAGCTTTTCACGGGTGTGGATACAAAAGAGCTTTATAAAACTTCAAGGCTCCTGTGCAGGATAACGGGCTCCTTCGTTCCACCGAACAAGGCTATCGTCGGGGATAACGCCTTTGCCCATGAGTCTGGAATACACCAGCATGGTGTCTTGAGCCACAGACTGACTTACGAAATAATGAATCCGGAAGACGTTGGCTTTCCGGTAAGCAGAAGGATAGTGCTTGGAAAGCACTCAGGGAGACACGCCTTAAAGCAGAAACTTGAAGAGTACGGGATACAGTATTCTGAAGATGACCTGAATAGGATCTATGAAAGGCTCAAAGCCCTCGCTGACAAGAAGAAAGAGGTTTACGATGAGGACATTGAAGCTCTCATATACCAGGAGTTTATGAAGCTGAGTGAAGAAGAGCCCATAAAGGTCCAGCATTTCCAGGTTCAAAGTGGTGACAATATCATGCCGACTGCAACGGTAAAGCTTTACTTTAAAGGAGAAGAAAAGACCGGAACCTCTACAGGAAACGGACCTGTTGATGCTACCATAAAGGCTATTCAAAAGGCACTCGGTATAGATGCCAACCTCCTTGATTACTCAATAAAGGCTCTCACACCTAACACTGATGCCCAGGCGGAGGCAAGAGTTGTCCTTGAGCTTGATGGGGTGAGAGCTTCAGGTAGAGGGGTTGATACGGACATAATTAAAGCGAGTGTGAATGCCTTTGTTGATGCTTTGAACAGAGCTATAATGAGGAAGGAGTATATACTTCAGAAGTCCCAAATAAGAGAAGAGGGAACTATCTGA
- a CDS encoding c-type heme family protein → MKVFFRSIRAEISFVIVITGILIGTGVGFFIYRSTINKAIDSARSRIETTMAFVKASRDYVRSTLRPKVDELLAAGCTSQDFILEAQSSSFFTASIFTRVNQEIPDMQLRQVAVKPLNPKDKPNETELWIIAYLKSKNLKEFEGITLHRGKEYFIKAFSVIPKKGCLRCHGKVEDMPVAVRNLYNPKEDPNWPVGQVNGAVLVYVPFDKVMEQARIDGIVNGGLVGGVFILMSGIILLILNFRVFKPIDALRDRAEKISKGEIEQPIPYQSENEIGKLAKAIERMRVSLKKVMDMIG, encoded by the coding sequence ATGAAGGTGTTTTTCAGAAGCATAAGGGCTGAGATTTCATTCGTTATCGTTATAACGGGAATACTCATAGGTACGGGAGTGGGTTTCTTTATATACAGGTCAACCATCAATAAAGCCATTGACTCTGCAAGAAGTAGAATAGAGACCACTATGGCCTTTGTAAAAGCCTCAAGGGATTATGTACGTTCAACCTTGAGACCTAAAGTTGATGAACTCCTTGCTGCCGGGTGTACAAGCCAGGACTTCATTCTTGAAGCTCAGTCCTCCTCCTTTTTCACAGCTTCCATCTTCACACGGGTAAACCAGGAGATTCCGGATATGCAGCTCAGACAGGTTGCCGTAAAACCTTTGAATCCGAAAGATAAACCCAACGAAACCGAGCTCTGGATCATAGCCTACCTGAAATCTAAGAACCTGAAAGAGTTTGAGGGGATAACCCTCCATCGTGGGAAGGAATACTTTATAAAAGCCTTCTCTGTCATACCCAAAAAGGGCTGTTTGCGGTGCCACGGCAAGGTTGAGGACATGCCTGTTGCTGTGAGAAATCTGTACAATCCCAAGGAAGACCCTAACTGGCCTGTCGGTCAGGTAAATGGTGCCGTCCTCGTCTACGTTCCCTTTGATAAGGTTATGGAACAGGCAAGAATTGATGGTATCGTAAACGGTGGTCTTGTGGGCGGTGTGTTCATACTCATGTCGGGGATAATACTGCTGATACTTAACTTCAGAGTGTTTAAGCCCATAGATGCCCTCAGAGACAGGGCTGAGAAGATAAGCAAGGGGGAGATTGAACAGCCGATCCCTTACCAGTCGGAGAACGAGATAGGTAAACTTGCTAAGGCTATAGAGAGAATGCGTGTCAGCCTTAAGAAGGTCATGGATATGATAGGTTGA
- a CDS encoding GTP-binding protein, whose translation MKLKVVYFGASLAGKSTNVKVLYDLLKSKGITKGDYISMETDENRTLFVEMFLSSINLEGQNIDIKVLTTPGQFRLHPLRKVIMKGVDGLVFVVDSSKERENINFLVLRETAAVLKEQGFDLYSLPVVVQYNKRDVPDALPVDELEPVCNPWGTEHIEAVATEGKGVLETFQAIVRKILLEKACAKK comes from the coding sequence ATGAAGTTAAAGGTGGTTTACTTCGGGGCATCTCTGGCTGGCAAGAGTACCAACGTTAAGGTTCTGTATGACCTTCTTAAAAGCAAAGGCATAACTAAGGGTGATTACATATCTATGGAGACCGACGAGAACAGGACACTCTTCGTTGAAATGTTCCTAAGCTCCATAAATCTTGAGGGTCAAAATATTGACATCAAGGTTCTTACCACACCGGGGCAGTTCAGACTTCATCCTCTTAGAAAGGTGATAATGAAAGGCGTGGACGGACTGGTTTTCGTCGTAGACAGTTCCAAAGAGAGGGAGAATATAAACTTTCTCGTTCTCAGAGAGACAGCCGCCGTTCTTAAGGAGCAGGGCTTTGATCTATATTCTCTGCCCGTTGTGGTTCAGTACAACAAAAGGGACGTGCCTGATGCACTCCCCGTAGATGAGCTTGAGCCCGTATGTAATCCTTGGGGGACTGAGCATATAGAGGCTGTAGCTACGGAAGGTAAGGGGGTTTTGGAAACCTTCCAGGCAATTGTCAGAAAAATCTTATTAGAGAAAGCATGCGCCAAGAAGTAA